A segment of the Roseofilum capinflatum BLCC-M114 genome:
CTGTTTGACCATTAAGTAGTTATAGATTAAAGCTGTTAATGAAACTCCAGGTTCTTGACTTAAAGCGATCAGTTGTTGGATAAACTTCTCGTAGAGTCGAGAAGAGGCGAGCCGTACATTGTCTTGGATCTTCATCCCTGACTCCCTGCTAACAGCGTTTTTCCCAGCTATGCGATACTCAGTTGTGCCCCCCTGACCCCTTCTCCTGTGGGAGAGGGATATAGGGAGAGGGCCAGATCTTTCGATACTAGCGAATGGCTAAAATACCTGATCCTCGATACCTTTCCACCATTGGCCGAGTTTCATTAAATCTTCGTGAATTTCGGTTAATTGCTCCATGTATTCTTCCGGTTCTAGTTCATGCCGACGCTCTTGTAGCTTTTGTAGCCTTAGCTGAACCAGTAACCAAGGTTTAGAGATGCCATCGGTAGCTTCAATATAGTGGGCTAAAGCTTGACTATTCACGATCGCACACTCCTCAACGATAAAAGAATTGCCCTATAGTATAATATCAAATCTAAAACAGAATGCTACATAGGAGCTAGATCGATCCAATGATTAATCATGCTATGTCCTGATGGGGGAACAAAACTTGGTACGATGAATGCGGCACAACCTGGTTTTATCTCCCCACTGAAAGCCTTACAGCAATTTTCGCTGTTATGAGAGTGAGAGACGCTTCCTACCACAGGTTAGCAGACCAGGCCAGACCTTATCAATGGGCACTGCTAAGGGAAAACCCTTTTCCCTTCTCCCCATTACCGATTACCTAGTTACCGCGCGAAGCGCCTTATCCTATGACTATACATCCTGACGGCATTCCTCCCCATGGGGGTCAACTGATTAACCGAGTGGTTACCCCAGAAGAAAAGCAAGAATATTTACAAAAAGCGGACACTCTTCCCAGGGTACAACTCGACGATCGCGCCTTTTCTGACTTGGCCTTAATTGCCATTGGTGGATTTAGCCCCCTAACCGGTTTTATGGAACAAAAAGACTATGAAACCGTAGTGACCGACATGCGCCTAGCCAATGGACTCCCCTGGTCTATTCCCATCACTCTATCGGTCAGCAAAGAAGTGGCTGATCCTTTACAAGAAGGATCTTGGGTGCGTTTAGATGACCCTTCCGGCCGATTTGTGGGCATTTTAGAATTAACCCAGAAATATCAATATAACAAAACCCATGAAGCCCAAAATGTTTATCGTACAGACGACGAAAAACATCCAGGGGTAAAAGTGGTTTACGAACAGGGAGAAGTCAATTTAGCTGGGCCCATTTGGCTCTTGCAACGAGACCCCCATCCCCTGTTCCCCAACTATCAAATTGACCCGGCAGACACGCGGGCAGCATTTAAGGAAAAAGGCTGGAAAACGGTTGTGGGTTTCCAAACCCGTAACCCGGTTCATCGGGCCCATGAATATATTCAAAAATGTGCCATGGAAACCGTTGATGGTCTCCTGCTCCATCCCCTGGTGGGAGCAACTAAGAGCGATGATATTCCGGCGGATGTGCGGATGCGGTGCTATGAAATTATTCTAGAAAACTATTATCCTCAAGACCGGGTGATGTTGGCAATTAATCCGGCAGCTATGCGCTACGCTGGCCCTAGAGAAGCGATTTTCCATGCTCTTTTGCGGAAAAATTATGGCTGCACTCACTTTATTGTCGGCCGCGATCATGCCGGAGTTGGGGACTATTATGGAACCTATGATGCCCAATATATTTTTGATGAGTTTGAACCGTCAGAGTTGGGCATTGTGCCGATGAAATTTGAACATGCCTTTTACTGCAAGTTAACCGGAGGCATGGCGACGGCGAAAACGAGTCCCAGTAAGCCGGAAGACCGGATTCATTTATCGGGAACGAAAGTGCGGGCCATGTTGCGCTCTGGTCAACTCCCACCCCCAGAGTTTTCTCGCCCAGAAGTGGCGGCTGAGTTAGCTAAAGCGATGCAGTCCCAGCAATAGGGTTAAAGTCAGTTGTAGGGTGGGCAATGCTCACCCGACTAGACCAGCAAGCTTAAAAAGGACTAAAAAGCTGATAGGCTGATAGCGGAGAGCGCAGAGCTGATGGCAGATGATGAAGCGGCGGGAATTTCTACAGCA
Coding sequences within it:
- the sat gene encoding sulfate adenylyltransferase, coding for MTIHPDGIPPHGGQLINRVVTPEEKQEYLQKADTLPRVQLDDRAFSDLALIAIGGFSPLTGFMEQKDYETVVTDMRLANGLPWSIPITLSVSKEVADPLQEGSWVRLDDPSGRFVGILELTQKYQYNKTHEAQNVYRTDDEKHPGVKVVYEQGEVNLAGPIWLLQRDPHPLFPNYQIDPADTRAAFKEKGWKTVVGFQTRNPVHRAHEYIQKCAMETVDGLLLHPLVGATKSDDIPADVRMRCYEIILENYYPQDRVMLAINPAAMRYAGPREAIFHALLRKNYGCTHFIVGRDHAGVGDYYGTYDAQYIFDEFEPSELGIVPMKFEHAFYCKLTGGMATAKTSPSKPEDRIHLSGTKVRAMLRSGQLPPPEFSRPEVAAELAKAMQSQQ